The window GGTCATTGCGGCCGCCCGGCGGCTGGTCTGAGGCCGGTTTGGGGGCGGTATTGGAGCCTTGCCGCCTTGCCTCGGGCGCATTGAGGGGGCATACCACGGCGATTCCGGAACCCCTGATGATCAGAGCCTTTCTCGCCGTTGTGATCCTGATGTCGGCATGCCTCGCGACGCCCGCCCGCGCGCAGGACGCCGCTGCGCCGTTCGACGGCGACCTGCAGCGGCTCGCCGAGATCCTCGGCGCCCTGCACTATCTGCGCGGCATCTGCGGCTCCAACGAGGGCGCCAAATGGCGTAACGAGATGCAGGCGCTGATCGATGCCGAAACCCCCTCCGGCGACCGCCGCGCCCGCATGGTTGCGGGCTTCAACCGCGGCTACAACGGCTTCCAGCAGACCTACCGGACCTGCACCCCGGCCGCCACCGTGGCGATCCGCCGCTATATCGAGGAAGGCTCGAAGATCTCGCGCGACCTGACGGCCCGCTATGCCAACTGACCGCGCGATCTTCTTCGACCTCGACGGCACCCTGACCGACCCGAAGCCCGGCATCACCGGCTCGATCCAGTATGCGCTGGGCAAGCTCGGCCGGCCGATTCCGTCACAGGACGAGTTGACCTGGTGCATCGGGCCGCCGCTGCGGGCGAGCTTTGCGATGCTGCTCGGCGGCGAGGAGCTCGCCGACCGCGCCGTCGAGCTCTACCGCGAGCGGTTCGGCGATGTCGGGCTGTTCGAGAACAGCGTCTATCCCGATACCGCCGACGTGCTGGCGGAGCTGCGACAGGCGCCGGGGCGCATCTACGTTGCGACCTCGAAGCCGCATGTGTTCGCGACGCGGATCGTCGCGCATTTCGGCCTCAGCCGGTATTTCGACCACGTGTTCGGCTCCGAGCTTGACGGAACCCGGGTCAACAAGGTCGACCTGCTGGCCTATGCGCTGGCGCAGACCGGGGCCGATCCGGCTAAGGCCCTGATGATCGGCGACCGCAGTCACGACGTTGTCGGAGCGAATCGCAACGGCATCCGCGCGATCGGCGTCACCTATGGCTACGGCACGCCGGAGGAACTGATCGAGGCCGGCGCCAGCCATCTGTGCGCCTCGCCGCGCGCCGTGCTGGACCATATCCACAGCTCATTTGGCTGATCGCGGCGGCGATACCCGGAATTCCCCTTCAAATGCCGTGGCGGGCGTTAACCTTTTCGAAAGATGTGGGCTAGGCGGTACCCGCATGCGTGATAAATCTCGCGCGTCGCAGTGGTTCGCTCCTCGGACCGCGCGCATCCATTTTGCAGAGTTTCATGCGCCATCCAGCGTCCTTTCCCCATCACCAAGACCCCCGTCCCGATCACGAGCAGAAGCAGGCCGCGCTGGGCTACCTGAACGAGGCGTGGGC of the Bradyrhizobium quebecense genome contains:
- a CDS encoding TIGR02301 family protein; this translates as MIRAFLAVVILMSACLATPARAQDAAAPFDGDLQRLAEILGALHYLRGICGSNEGAKWRNEMQALIDAETPSGDRRARMVAGFNRGYNGFQQTYRTCTPAATVAIRRYIEEGSKISRDLTARYAN
- a CDS encoding HAD family hydrolase is translated as MPTDRAIFFDLDGTLTDPKPGITGSIQYALGKLGRPIPSQDELTWCIGPPLRASFAMLLGGEELADRAVELYRERFGDVGLFENSVYPDTADVLAELRQAPGRIYVATSKPHVFATRIVAHFGLSRYFDHVFGSELDGTRVNKVDLLAYALAQTGADPAKALMIGDRSHDVVGANRNGIRAIGVTYGYGTPEELIEAGASHLCASPRAVLDHIHSSFG